Proteins encoded by one window of Modestobacter marinus:
- a CDS encoding type II toxin-antitoxin system VapC family toxin, whose product MILVDTNVLVAAGNTAETDHRQARELLETAEGDLLVAPMVVAEVCHLVGTRDRGGAAAEAAFLRTIAAGHLQLTAMTAADVGRMAELVAQYADLGLGGTDASLVAIADRLGVERIATFDRRHFTVVRSATGAAFTLLRSEGGA is encoded by the coding sequence TTGATCCTGGTCGACACCAACGTCCTCGTCGCTGCCGGCAACACCGCTGAGACTGATCACCGCCAGGCTCGAGAGCTCCTGGAGACCGCCGAGGGCGACCTGTTGGTCGCGCCCATGGTGGTGGCTGAGGTCTGCCACCTGGTCGGAACGCGCGACCGTGGCGGCGCCGCGGCTGAGGCAGCGTTCCTGCGCACGATCGCAGCCGGCCATCTGCAGCTCACCGCCATGACCGCCGCCGACGTCGGCCGGATGGCCGAGCTGGTCGCGCAGTACGCCGACCTGGGCTTGGGCGGCACCGATGCATCGCTCGTGGCGATCGCAGACCGCCTGGGCGTCGAGCGCATCGCCACCTTCGACCGCCGACACTTCACTGTCGTGCGCTCTGCCACCGGCGCCGCCTTCACCTTGCTCCGTAGCGAGGGAGGAGCGTAG
- a CDS encoding AAA family ATPase, whose protein sequence is MAVDGQAYGSELRLQFDPPPAAAPRPELADVGKLVRRGVRAVVGAARAEERTSLSGLLLAHLGPAGAELDVVGESWPGYEHVNVQAGLDTWLAGPERSWQLVGVVGFQHRQFGLGELLSAGPEAEDPHGPRPGNASRVNRAAGPDGASRPCVRCGIYLVTDGAARTAVLLRGPEPEFGLPETTVQVVSTEPGLALRATAEIRAAAMGQNVFRGQVLSFGAEVFGHGQTLLQFHRRPALAADQLVLAADTLAEVERQVVEVARHKEQLLAAGQHLKRGVLLYGPPGVGKTHTVRYLTSRLTGTTVLQLTGNALHLIAEACSVARALAPAMLVIEDVDLIAEDRGMHPGQHPLLFQLLNEMDGLAEDADVVFVLTTNRADLLEPALAARPGRVDQAVELRLPDADARRALFDLYRGGLEVDTSGLDDVLARTDGVTASFLKELLRRAALLAAQRTERGPLSVSAADLSGALDELLDTRNAMTRALLGSRPDPED, encoded by the coding sequence GTGGCGGTCGACGGACAGGCGTACGGCTCGGAGCTCCGGCTGCAGTTCGACCCGCCGCCGGCCGCGGCACCCCGGCCGGAACTGGCCGACGTCGGCAAGCTGGTGCGCCGGGGGGTGCGTGCGGTGGTCGGGGCCGCCCGCGCCGAGGAACGGACGTCGCTGTCCGGCCTGCTGCTGGCCCACCTGGGCCCGGCGGGCGCGGAGCTCGACGTCGTCGGGGAGTCGTGGCCCGGGTACGAGCACGTCAACGTCCAGGCCGGGCTGGACACCTGGCTGGCCGGCCCGGAGCGCAGCTGGCAGCTGGTCGGCGTCGTCGGCTTCCAGCACCGCCAGTTCGGCCTCGGCGAGCTCCTGTCGGCCGGGCCGGAGGCGGAGGACCCCCACGGGCCCCGGCCGGGGAACGCCTCCCGGGTCAACCGGGCGGCCGGGCCGGACGGCGCATCCCGGCCGTGCGTGCGCTGCGGCATCTACCTGGTGACCGACGGGGCGGCCCGCACCGCGGTGCTGCTGCGCGGGCCGGAGCCGGAGTTCGGGCTGCCGGAGACCACGGTGCAGGTGGTCAGCACCGAGCCGGGGCTGGCCCTGCGGGCGACGGCGGAGATCCGGGCGGCGGCGATGGGCCAGAACGTGTTCCGCGGCCAGGTGCTGTCCTTCGGCGCGGAGGTGTTCGGCCACGGCCAGACGCTGCTGCAGTTCCACCGCCGGCCGGCCCTCGCCGCCGACCAGCTGGTGCTCGCCGCGGACACGCTCGCCGAGGTGGAGCGTCAGGTGGTGGAGGTGGCGCGGCATAAGGAGCAGCTGCTGGCCGCCGGGCAGCACCTCAAGCGGGGCGTGCTGCTGTACGGGCCGCCGGGTGTCGGCAAGACGCACACGGTGCGGTACCTGACCAGCCGGCTGACCGGGACCACGGTCCTCCAGCTCACCGGCAACGCCCTGCACCTGATCGCCGAGGCGTGCTCGGTCGCCCGGGCGCTCGCGCCGGCGATGCTGGTCATCGAGGACGTCGACCTGATCGCCGAGGACCGCGGCATGCACCCCGGCCAGCACCCGCTGCTGTTCCAGCTGCTCAACGAGATGGACGGGCTGGCCGAGGACGCCGACGTCGTCTTCGTGCTGACCACCAACCGGGCCGACCTGCTCGAGCCGGCGCTGGCGGCACGGCCGGGGCGGGTCGACCAGGCGGTGGAGCTGCGGCTGCCCGACGCCGACGCCCGCCGGGCGTTGTTCGACCTCTACCGGGGCGGGCTGGAGGTCGACACCAGCGGGCTGGACGACGTCCTGGCCCGGACCGACGGCGTGACCGCCTCCTTCCTGAAGGAGCTGCTGCGCCGCGCCGCGCTGCTGGCGGCGCAGCGGACCGAGAGGGGACCGCTGAGCGTGTCCGCCGCCGACCTCTCCGGCGCACTGGACGAGCTGCTGGACACCCGCAACGCCATGACCCGCGCCCTCCTGGGCAGCCGGCCCGACCCGGAGGACTGA